One part of the Bacteroidetes bacterium SB0662_bin_6 genome encodes these proteins:
- a CDS encoding DUF192 domain-containing protein has translation MTRYICFFLLAVTIAACGNESSSRATEYAEENFPSIPFRDDGDLTFFRGGEEVVTIDIEIAESDSARIRGLMQRPSLPEKSGMLFLFERETMQIFHMSNTPLALDLLFTGSDSTVVDIDKYNRPFTSDLIRSDVPAQYVIEVPAGFADRYGLVEGERVHWIRHDAETGL, from the coding sequence ATGACACGATATATTTGCTTCTTTCTGCTGGCCGTAACGATCGCGGCCTGCGGCAATGAGTCGTCTTCCCGCGCCACAGAATACGCGGAAGAAAACTTCCCTTCCATCCCGTTCCGGGATGACGGCGACCTGACGTTTTTTCGAGGCGGGGAAGAGGTGGTCACCATCGACATAGAAATCGCCGAATCGGACTCCGCACGTATACGAGGGCTTATGCAACGGCCTTCCCTGCCCGAAAAGAGCGGCATGCTCTTTCTTTTCGAACGGGAAACCATGCAGATTTTTCACATGTCGAACACGCCGCTCGCACTGGACTTGCTGTTCACAGGAAGCGACTCGACGGTGGTCGATATCGATAAATACAATCGCCCCTTTACATCCGACCTCATTCGCTCGGACGTTCCGGCACAATATGTAATCGAGGTGCCGGCAGGGTTTGCGGATCGCTACGGCCTCGTGGAAGGGGAACGCGTGCATTGGATTCGACACGATGCGGAAACCGGCTTGTAG